NNNNNNNNNNNNNNNNNNNNNNNNNNNNNNNNNNNNNNNNNNNNNNNNNNNNNNNNNNNNNNNNNNNNNNNNNNNNNNNNNNNNNNNNNNNNNNNNNNNNNNNNNNNNNNNNNNNNNNNNNNNNNNNNNNNNNNNNNNNNNNNNNNNNNNNNNNNNNNNNNNNNNNNNNNNNNNNNNNNNNNNNNNNNNNNNNNNNNNNNNNNNNNNNNNNNNNNNNNNNNNNNNNNNNNNNNNNNNNNNNNNNNNNNNNNNNNNNNNNNNNNNNNNNNNNNNNNNNNNNNNNNNNNNNNNNNNNNNNNNNNNNNNNNNNNNNNNNNNNNNNNNNNNNNNNNNNNNNNNNNNNNNNNNNNNNNNNNNNNNNNNNNNNNNNNNNNNNNNNNNNNNNNNNNNNNNNNNNNNNNNNNNNNNNNNNNNNNNNNNNNNNNNNNNNNNNNNNNNNNNNNNNNNNNNNNNNNNNNNNNNNNNNNNNNNNNNNNNNNNNNNNNNNNNNNNNNNNNNNNNNNNNNNNNNNNNNNNNNNNNNNNNNNNNNNNNNNNNNNNNNNNNNNNNNNNNNNNNNNNNNNNNNNNNNNNNNNNNNNNNNNNNNNNNNNNNNNNNNNNNNNNNNNNNNNNNNNNNNNNNNNNNNNNNNNNNNNNNNNNNNNNNNNNNNNNNNNNNNNNNNNNNNNNNNNNNNNNNNNNNNNNNNNNNNNNNNNNNNNNNNNNNNNNNNNNNNNNNNNNNNNNNNNNNNNNNNNNNNNNNNNNNNNNNNNNNNNNNNNNNNNNNNNNNNNNNNNNNNNNNNNNNNNNNNNNNNNNNNNNNNNNNNNNNNNNNNNNNNNNNNNNNNNNNNNNNNNNNNNNNNNNNNNNNNNNNNNNNNNNNNNNNNNNNNNNNNNNNNNNNNNNNNNNNNNNNNNNNNNNNNNNNNNNNNNNNNNNNNNNNNNNNNNNNNNNNNNNNNNNNNNNNNNNNNNNNNNNNNNNNNNNNNNNNNNNNNNNNNNNNNNNNNNNNNNNNNNNNNNNNNNNNNNNNNNNNNNNNNNNNNNNNNNNNNNNNNNNNNNNNNNNNNNNNNNNNNNNNNNNNNNNNNNNNNNNNNNNNNNNNNNNNNNNNNNNNNNNNNNNNNNNNNNNNNNNNNNNNNNNNNNNNNNNNNNNNNNNNNNNNNNNNNNNNNNNNNNNNNNNNNNNNNNNNNNNNNNNNNNNNNNNNNNNNNNNNNNNNNNNNNNNNNNNNNNNNNNNNNNNNNNNNNNNNNNNNNNNNNNNNNNNNNNNNNNNNNNNNNNNNNNNNNNNNNNNNNNNNNNNNNNNNNNNNNNNNNNNNNNNNNNNNNNNNNNNNNNNNNNNNNNNNNNNNNNNNNNNNNNNNNNNNNNNNNNNNNNNNNNNNNNNNNNNNNNNNNNNNNNNNNNNNNNNNNNNNNNNNNNNNNNNNNNNNNNNNNNNNNNNNNNNNNNNNNNNNNNNNNNNNNNNNNNNNNNNNNNNNNNNNNNNNNNNNNNNNNNNNNNNNNNNNNNNNNNNNNNNNNNNNNNNNNNNNNNNNNNNNNNNNNNNNNNNNNNNNNNNNNNNNNNNNNNNNNNNNNNNNNNNNNNNNNNNNNNNNNNNNNNNNNNNNNNNNNNNNNNNNNNNNNNNNNNNNNNNNNNNNNNNNNNNNNNNNNNNNNNNNNNNNNNNNNNNNNNNNNNNNNNNNNNNNNNNNNNNNNNNNNNNNNNNNNNNNNNNNNNNNNNNNNNCCCAAACCCCATATTCCTTATTTTCTACTTCATATATTTCAAACCCCATCTTTATTTCCATTCCAAACCACAATTCCCACATTTGCTTATTCATAAAACAAACTCCCACATTACCTTATTCTTAAAACAAACCCCACATTATCTTATTCATAAAACAAACTCCCTCATCTTATTCATAAAACAAATACATCAATCGGATACATCGACATTCTCGTCATCACTAGAAACATCATCATTTTCATTAAACTCGTCTTCAACAGCTTCGTCTGTGGCATCATCGGTAAGATCTTCGTACTCGTGATTATGCGGATCAATGAGAAGGATGTCATCAATTTCTTGTTCAGGTTCCTCGACTTCATTTATCTGTTCTTCTTGCAATGGTGGTTCTTCTCCACTGATGATTCGTCCTCGAGGTGTAACTTTGATCACTGCTAACCAATTTATACCTGAATCTCTCATCCGAGGGTATGGAAGGAAGCTAACTTGGTGGATTCAAAATTTCCTCGCTAAATACACGTAAACTATTTCCTCGTAAATAACACGCAAAGTTTACGTCGTATTTACGAGGAAATTGTTTTTCCTCGTAAAATACTCGTTAAATTACATCTACTTTACGACGAAACACTTTTGTCGTTACGTTACGAGGAAATAACGATGACTTTAGTTTTCCACGTAAGTTCCTCGTAAAATCGACGTAAATTTACGAGGATTGTTTTTCTTCGTTAAATTTCCTCGCTAAGTATGTGTTTTCTTGTAGTGTAGTATCAAATGGTGATTTATTTATGTTTTTAAAAATCATATTTTTTAACTGAACTAGAATAAAACTAGAAAAATCAACTCGGTTGAACTGAAAATACAAATAAAACCAATTAAACCCAACCAAAAACAAACCAAACAAAACTAAAACCGAACAGAAATCAAAACCTAACCAAACCGAGCATAAACCAAACTATATTAATTTTGGTTGATTTTGGTTCAAGTTTTCTTAGACCCAAATAACCCAAACCAAACCTAACGCAAACCGAACATGTAGTTAAACCGAAATGCCCACCCTTAATCTCAATATCACTTCAAAAGGGTTTTTCGATTGAAAAAACCATCGAAGTCATAGCGAACAAACAAAAAAATGGTTGCAAAAGAAAGTATATTTTGAACAAAAAAGCATCACGTCCCACGCGTAGGGGCCGGCCCTAGTAGTCATATAAATAACTAATTTAGTTAAGAGGTTGAATTTCATCCATTATGTGACTATAATATATATGATTATGATATAGTATGGAATACTCGACACAAACACATAAGCTTTTTATTTCTGTGTATGTCCATAATACCTAATTAATTGAGTGGTCAAAGTTAGTGTGATAGCTTGGGAATGTTATATTAAACTATACTATATCTATTAAATAGATATGAATGAACAATATATCTACACCAATAGTACATCACGAAGAGGAAGAATAAGAGAAAGCGAAAGAAAAGAGAGATGAAAAAGAAGATGAAGAGAAAAAAAGGATGAAACACAAAGAGAAAGAAAGTTATAGTCTTATATATATAAAAGTTTTTGAGCATTTTTCTTAAACTTGAAAAAAGAGATCGTAAAATGATTGTTCTATTCTATTTTTCAAATAGAATAAAACAAAAAAATACTAAATATGAGTGTGAAAGGTGAATATTCAGAATCATGAAACTTATGACAAAATAAAATTTGCAGAAGGATTGAAGGTTGTTGCCATGAATGATGGAGGAGAAGAACTACCTCAAAAGGTGGAAGAGGAGAAAAAGATATGTTGGGAAGAGGTAAAGAGATTACGGGTGGCGATGGTGGTGGTGATGAAACAATTGAACGTAGCGATGTTACATGTGGGATCTTTTATAGTAACTGATGGTGATGGAAGAGGAGGAGGAGGACAAGACGAGGAGATGATGCAACAATACATGTTGTGTTGTACTATTTTATGTTTATCAAATGGAATAGTACAATGCAACGTGTACTGTTCATCTTCCCAATAGTTCTACGCATCCTCTGTTTCTCAATCCACATATATTAAAATTAGTAAAATTGTAAACCCAAACAAAGATATGAAGAAAAGTGATCAGACACAGTTGTTGGATCAGATGATTGCATGGCATGCGAAGTATCACTTTCCAAGAATTTCATAAAACTTGTAAATGATCATGAGATGAAAAAAAAGAAAACAAAGATCAATATAAATTTTAGAAAAGATAAAATAGTTTCAGAAGAATGAGATCAACGATGTAAGTGAGAGTAAAAATGAAACAATGGGATAAAAGGCATTTTTTGTCTTTATACATATTATATAAAGAATATCATATCCAAAGAATTATTATAGTTATAAACTTGATTTTTGGTATTGCTATGTATATGCAATCCAATTTCCAAGTAAATCGAGAAACTTGATCAATGGGTGTTGAGTCAAGCAAAGTCGATAGAATATGAATTGGTTCATATCGAGACATAGCATGACCTTGTGAAGCAGGATCCAGAACGGAGATTGGCGACGATTAACCCTTTTTAATCATATTTCATCATATTCGTTCAAAAATAAATAAAAATAAAATATTAGCTGCACATCTCATTCTCACTTACACTAACTGACGACAATCATCTTTTCCAAATCGTTCATCATCAGGCCCGATTGTTTTTTTTTTTTTTGTAGTTTTTAGATTTTGGTTTTTGATTTCACGTTTTTGGATTTTAGTTTTTGAATTTTAGCTTTTGGATTTGAGTTTTTTAATTTTAATTTTTAAATTTTGATTTTTTATTTTGCAGTAGATTTAAGTTTTTCGAAAAACACAAATGGTGACTTTAAATTTTAGATTTTCTTTGTTTCTAAATTCTGAATTCTATTTTCTAGATTTTGTTTTTCTAAAATTTGATTAATGATTTCTTTGACCCCTACGTGAAAGGGGTCGAGGCAGAGTGATTGCTAAGAAACTTTTTTCTTATGTATATACTTATTTTCCTTGACGGTTAAAGAAATTTGAAAGTATGAACACCAACTCAAAAGTTCTCAGTTCTTTGGTAAAGTGAGCATTTAAATCCGCAACCATTTGAAACCAGCAAGTCTAATACCTAACGCGTGATTTTATTCCATAACTAATCGTTGATTTGGCAAATTAGTGACTAAAAAAACCAGCCATAAACGACTCATATTTGTTTTATATTAAATATCCTTGCATTGAACATGAATAACTCGCCAAATTCAAACCCTAACTTTGAGTGATGACGATTTTCGGCTATGATAAAGGCGATCCCCGGTGATAAGAAAGCAAATTCGGCCTAATCACTGAAACAAATATCACCGGATATCGCATTAATCGTTGCCGGAAATCATCTTCACTCAAAATTAGGGTTTGAATTTGATATGTTTCTTGTGTTTCGGACAGCGGGTTCACCTTTTAACAGTCAAATTTACAAAGCTTCAATTTGATTATCTAAAAGATATCCAAATTTGATTAAGGCCATGTTCGTTTCGCGGTCGCTAGCGTCAGTGACCTGTTCCAGCGTCTAAACGTTGTTGCTTAAAAATTTTGACCGCGAGAAATTCAGCATTTCCACCAAAAACCTGCAATAAAAAAAGCTTTCAAAAGACAAAAACACCCTCGATCTATCTTCAAAATCACAAAACAATATCCTTGATCCTAAAACTCTCTCACGCCTCTCTTCACCATCTCTCAGGCCTCATATTAAAAATAAAAATTGAGTAAAAAAATTAAATAACTATAATCATATTTTTGTGAAAAAATTAAATAAATAATTTAAATGCAAAGATCTGGTCGTAGGCGACACTGAAACGAACAACTCAGCGATAACCGCTGCACGACATGGAAACGAACAATCCAACAGCAACCGGTGCAATCAACCGCGTGACATGGAAATGAAAAATTATCCGGGACATCAAGTCGCAGCCGCTGGTCGCTGGTCGCTGATGCTGGCGACAACCAAACGAACATGGCCTTCTTAACAGTCAAATTTACAAAGATTTATAGTTGATTAACATGGCCAAGTTGAAGAATTTAGAGATAATCAGCACATGGGGTACCAGTGGCGGAGCCACAGGGGGTCATCTGAAAATTATAAAACTTAACTTGCTTATAACATATCTATTTTCGGGCTTTTTGAAAAATTGACCTACAACTCAAAGTCAAACACAAAACTAACCTCTTTTTTTTTTGGAAATTAGTTTTGCCTTATTCACCCCCACAAGTTCATATAATTCACGAAAATGTCATTAATTTTTTTATTTTTTTTTTTGAAAATGACATTTTTACTCTCTCGCCCTCATCATCTTCAAGTAATTACAAGATTGTCATTGTCATCAATACCCTAACCACCATGAACAACCAATTTAAAGCTCTTAATGCTCCCAAAATCGATTTACCCTTCTTATTTCTCCATTCTTATGAACTAAACACAACATCTCTCTTACTTTCTCTCCACATTAAGCTAAAAAAATCCAAGATTTTGATTCTACATTTTTTATGGTTCATAGAGTCATAGAAGCTAACGATTCTGGGGGGGTCACTTTCGTTTGAGATTATGTGTCTTTGGAGAAGCCTTATGTGTGCTAAGAAAGTTATCTCACCAATTTAAGGTATGAAATCGAGTTTTTTTCAGATCTGTTCACCCAGACGACTTACGCTGTAGACGACTTACCCGGAAGTCGTCTGGTCAATGCAGAGGTTATTTTTGCAGTTGACTTTGAAATCTGTTTTCTGAGACGATTGAAATATAAGTCGTCTGCTTTTGTTTGGTTACAAAAAAATCTCCAAAGAACCTAGACGACTTACATGTAAGTCGTCATAGGTTAGTTTTGCAATTGACTGGATTATTTTACAAGTTTGACTTTCCTGGATGACTTACATTTCAGTCGTCTGGTGGAAAATTGAAATATCAATATTTTATTAAAACCCGACGACTTACATGTCGTAGGTTAGTTTTGCAATTGAAAAAAAAAACTTCAATATTTAATTATACTCAGACGACTGAATTGTAAGTTGTCTATATATAATTAAATATTGAAGTTTTATTTTTCAATTGCAAAACTAACCTATGACGACTTAATTGTAAGTCTTCGAGTTTTAATAAATTATTGATATTTCAATTTTTCACCAGACGACTGAAATGTAAGTCGTCCAGGAAAGTCAAACTTGTCAAATAATCCAGTCAAATGCAAAACTAACCTATGACGACTGAAATGTAAGTCATCTAGCTTTTTGGAGTTTTTTTTTAACCAAACAAAAGTAGACGACTTATTTTTTAGTCGTCTCAGATAACAGATTTCAAAGTCAATTGCAAAAATAACCTTTGCGTTGACCAGACGACTTATATTTTAGTCGTCCAGAAGACATAGATTGAAGTCATCAGCGTCGACCTAAATGGGCGACTTCTCTGGAAGTCTACTAGACGACCTACGTGGATGTTGTCTGCGTCAATGTTTAATAAACTTACATTTTCTCTAAAACTATAAACACTTTTTAACATTTTCTTGTTAATCATGTTTATAATGAATATGTGGGGTACTGAATGAAATTTATAACTTAATTGGTGATATTTATGAGGTTACCAACATTCACGTTAATTAAAGTTTCTAACTGATCCGAGAAGACTTCCGTAGAAGTCTTCTACACTAGTTTTTAAGTATTCTACGCTAGTTTTTGAATAACTTGTATTTTTAAGAGTGATAAGTAACTTCGAGATATTTAAAACTCATATTTTCAAAATATGTTTTATCCCTTAGTTTTACTAAATTTGACTAAGTTTTTCAACACAGACTTATAAAAAATATGATATGCTTTGACAAGTTACTATTGTTTGTTTCCATCTCTTAAGTATTATTGTTATAGACACTAATGATGATTATTGTTATGAGTTGGAAGAACGATTAAAATGTTTCTTAAGATGTTGTATCAATATGAAGCTACCAACATTCTTGTTTATTAAGAAGAAAAAAAAGCCATTGGAGTTTATTATTGCATATAAGAAATCCAAAGATAAGAAAAAGGCTATTGAAGTCTATTATTCATTGATTTGTAAATGTGTAAACACATTGTTAGCACATGTATTACATCTTGGAAAATATTATTACTGATTTTACAAAAAATTCACAACTAAACGAGTAAACATGCAAATCACAAAACACACCACAAACAAAACTATTATAGATCATTCCTCTACAAAGACAAGCTTGTACTCCACTTGATATGGAAGAAGACTTCGTCAGAAGACTTCCGGGAAGTCCAGACGACTTCCAAGAAGTCCAGACGACTTCCAGGAAGTCCAGACGACTGAAATGGAAGTCGTTTGGAAGACTTCCTGGAAGTCGTCTAGTGCATTATATTTTAGACGACTAACANNNNNNNNNNNNNNNNNNNNNNNNNNNNNNNNNNNNNNNNNNNNNNNNNNNNNNNNNNNNNNNNNNNNNNNNNNNNNNNNNNNNNNNNNNNNNNNAGAGAAAATGATTGGAAGATTATATAAATCTACCTTTATAGAACACACAAAAATACATATCTAAAATTAATAGATCTACCTTTAAATTCGCGAAAAATGAGTACCATCTGATTAAAAACCTGCAAAAAAGATAGATTAGTAAGAAAGACATGAGACAAAACTGAAAAAATCATATAAAGTTTGGTGTTTTCAAGTCAAAGTGATTAGAGTGGGTTTGGAGAGTTTAGTTTGGGAAAAAAGTAAGAACTTTATACAACAACAAGTTACCAAATGAAGAAAAATCAAACATAAAAACTTACCAAAACGCTCAGATCTATTATGAAAGGGAGACTTCATTAGAAGACTTCCAGGAAGTCGTCTTTCCAGGAAGTCCAGACGACTTCCAGGAAGTCCAGACGACTGAAATGGAAGTCCAGACGACTGAAATGGAAGTCGTCTGAAAGACTTCCTGGAAGTCGTCTATTGCATTATTTTTAGACGACTAACAGGTAAGTCATCCCAGAAGTCTTCCAGATCTGAAAAACCTGCATATCAAATCCAGACCTGAAAACTTGCATATCCAAAAACGTTCATATGGCTTAAAAACAGAGAAAATGAGTGGAAGATTAGATAAATCTACCTTTATAGAACACACAAAAATACATATCTAAAATTAATAGATCTACCTTTAAATTCGCGAAAAATGAGTACCATCTGATTAAAAACCTGCAAAAAAAGATAGATTAGTAAGAAAGACATGAGACAAAACTGAAAAAATCATATAAAGTTTGGTGTTTTCAAGTCAAAGAGATTAGAGAGAGGTTGAAGAGTTTTAGAATGATGAACATTACATTTTTTTGCTGTCATTTGAGAGGAGTAGAGAGAATGTGTATTTTTTTTCTTTATATAGGAAGACAAAAAAATCCAATTAGGTTAAATATTTTTTTATTCAGACGACTTTAATATTTTTAGCGGGAAATTAAAATATTTTTAGTGGAAAACTAAAATAGAAGACTTCTCAGACGACTTACTTGTAAGTCGTCTGGTTTAAATTATTTAAGGGGGAAAATAATTTTTAAAAAAAATTTAGGCGGGAATATTTGGACGACTTACATATAAGTCGTCTGTTTTAATTTCTTCACCAGACGACTGAAATGTAAGTCGTCTAGACCATAAACATAACCCCTAAACTTAATTAACTAACTAAACATTTCATAAAATCAAATTAAACTTCAAAAGTGTTTACTATACACAAAAATAAACACCTATAGGTAAAAATTTAATTTTTCAAAAAAGCATTCAAGCTTTCCAACATCCAACCCTAAGAATACATACAATACTACAACATATGTTTCCAAACCCTAGACCAAAGAATACCATGATTCACTACCTACACTCATCTATCTTGAAAACAATTCAATTTTATTATATTTTAATTTATATCACTTAAAACTGTTTATAATTACATGATTTTAATTTTTCGCTTATTGCTTATCAAAATATTTTTTAAAAAAATTATAAATTATTTTTAAGATCAGCTACACCAGAAGACTTACTTTGAAGTCGTCCAGACTACTTCTAACATCTCAGACGACTCAGGCGACTTATTGGGGCTATATTCGTAAAATGGCTTTTTTGTTTGGTCACAAGGGGCTGGGCTATAATTTCACAAGATTTTTAGGTTAGTTTTGCATTTGATTCAAGTTTGGGTATAAATTTGGGGTTAAAATCAAGTTGTGGGTTACTTTTGGCAAATTCCTCATCTATGAATCTGGTGATTTGGTAAAAATCTTCCTTTATACCCCATGTCTTGTGTTCAAGCCCCACACATACCTTTTTAGTTAATATAATATAAATAAATGACACATCTATATTATTAAAATTCAAGTACAAAATTAGAGTGTCTAGAGACTTGAATAGAACTATTAAAAAAAATTAGAGTGTTTGGAAACATAGATTGTAGTCTTTTAAAAAAATTAATTTTGTTTGGAAACAAGGATAGTAGTATTTAAAAAAAAAGTAATGGGCTTATGTTATTAAGAAAAATTGAAAGTCCATCGTATTATAAGAAACTATCTATCTGGGCCAGTTTTAAAATATACGCAAATGAGTCAATCTAATTGTCTAAAACTTTTTTTTCTAAACTAACCATAAAACAAAATTTAAACTTTATATACATATTTCAAATCAAAATAATAATTCAAAGTTTATTTATATCAAAAATTGATTCAAAAATATACATATATTCAAAAATGGATTTTTACAAAACTATTTTTCAATAACCATTATAAAAAATATTGTCAATATATATAAGAAAAATACAATAAAAAACCCAATTTGAAATACCAACTCAAATTATGGTTTTTATATTTCATATTAAGTTTTAAAAATATAATATATGTAATTATTTATATGATGGAACGTATAAAATATTATTAATTATATGATTACTTAGATGATGGTACGTATAAAATACGATTAATTATATGATGACAATATACGATATATAATAATGACTAGGGATGGGCTTTCAGGTACCCATACGGGTTTGGTTTTGATCGGTTTGCTTTTTGGGTTTTCGGGGTCAAAGATTTCAGTCCTATTAGGATGTTTCTAAATTTTGGTTTGAGTTCGATTCAGATCTTTTCGGGTTTGGGTTTGGGTTTGGATAACCCATTTAAATTATTTTAAAAGTTTTAAATCATTGTATATTTTAAATTTCTCAAAATCTATAAATAAAATAATATATTACCTATAAATTTGAATAACATATGTAAGAATACCTAAGCTTAACATATCAATTGGCTTGATTTAAAATTTTGGATACAGAATAAATAATTATTTTAAGTATTTTTGGTGATTTAAATATACTTTAACTATTTCAGATATTTACTTTTGACTATCTATATATATTTTTAAGTATTTAAACCAATTTGAAAGTATATTTCTTGATGTTTTATATACGTTAAATCTAAAAAATAATTAATATATATAAATATATAAATCTATTTTTAGATAAATTTAGGTACCCAAATACTTCGGTTCGGATCAGATTCGGTTCTGTAAATAATAAAATTTTGAATAATTTGAATATTTAATCAATTTATGTTTAGGTTTGGTACTATATTTTTGGATCGGTATCGGTTATGTTCCTCTGATTCATTTTGTCAAACCCTAATAATTACATGAAAAATAAATATCAACATATTTTTAAAAAATATACATCCGTGCAGGCGCGCAGGTAAAAAATACTCTAGTGTAAAGTTAATATCTAGCTTCGCCACTGTGGGGTACAGTGGAAATCCAAATAAACCATGATTTGAGGGTGCAACTGGAATGCATTTTTTTGGAATAAAAACTTTTTGAATACTTAATTCCTTCTCATTCCATAAAATATTCACCAGTTGCAATGAAAAGAAGGAATGACTATTCCATCTCATTCCATATTATTCTTTTCCATTTCAAAAAAAATATCAACATTCTTTTGAAAAACCATTCCACGTCAAAATAGTTTTGGAACAAATGGAATATTAATTTCATTCCATTGAATTCCACTGATTATCATTCATGTAATTCCAGTTATTCTTTTTATTAACATCCAGTTACAGCCTGAGTTGTTAGGGAAACGTGCCAGTTATGGAAAGAAAGAAAGAGAAAAGGTTGACTGACGCTTTCTCTATCTATTCTATCGTCGTCCGTCAGTTTCTTTTAATGGTGCGGAGACGTCTTAGCGATCTCAATGCGAAGAAAAACCAGAGATTAAAAAGAGAAAGAAAAAGACAGAGAATATCCATAAGAACCTCTTTTGACCATCTCCTTCTCTTTTCATTTTGCATGCTTTACCCGATTGGGAAGTTACTTGTTTTTGTCCCCTCTTCACGGATCTAAACTTGTGGTCAATTAAATCTTAGCGTTCCAATTTGCTTATCACTTCTTTTGGAGTTTTTAATCTCATGGCCGCGTACGCGAGTTATCTCCGGTTAGCGCGACTTGGTACGAGTTCAGGTGTAAATCTGTCGACTCTCAGATCAATCACTTGTCCACAACCTACATTTGACAGGACTCTGTTCGATCACCACGACATTCGTTCATCATCATCTATGTTCAGACAATCCCACGCCAGGCTCATTTCTCAACTTGTCAAAACCAATGGCAAACGTTTACATCTCGTCGATACACTCGCCTTGGTAAACAATAACAACCCACTTTCTTGTCCTGCCATTTTTAATTGCCTAAAGGGTTTCTGCATTGCTGCATCTTTAAGATGATTATTGTTTTCTCTGTCTCATTGCTTTCAACTACTGTCTTTGATTGATTCATCACAATTTGTCTAACTTTGCTGCTTTCGGTAAATGAGACAATAGAATGGTTGCTATGTTTTAGATATTGTCTTAAAGAGTTATAGTTCAGAGATGTATATGTATAGTTATGTGATTTGTCAGGTTAGGAGCTTAGAAGCACAAGGACTACCTTCAAAGCAAGCCGAGGCAATAACAGGTGCTATAACTGAAGTTCTGAATGATAGCTTGGGAGTTGTTTCTCAGTTGGTTGTTTGCAAGGGAGAGATGCAGAAAGTAAGTTTCACCTTGAAAGACTCAAGACACCACTTATAATATAGCTTCTAACTTTGATCTTCTTGCTTTTATGGTAAGGCTGAAATGACTCAGGAATCAAACTTATCCAAGTTCAAAAGTGAAATTAATAGTTCACTGGTAAGCTATGTATTCACTTTTTTAACAGAATTTATTAGAGACTACACTTCAAATGCCCATGATAGAGCCAATAAGTACACTTTTTTTATAGTGATGGTTTGTTCCTAAAGATTGTTGAAAACCAAAGCTGGTTTCATGTAATAGGACCACCATTTCTCTCTGCTGCAACACGAGAATGAGAAACTCCGCAATGACATTGAGCGAATCCGCACTGATATAAGGTCTGGTCTTTTTTTCTTTTTATAGGGCTTTGGTTTGTTATAGACTCAAGTGTGAAGTGACTAAAGCAATTACATTGCAGGCATGAGATAGATAAAGTCACTGCAGGACAACGGTTGGACCTTAATCTTGAAAAAGG
This sequence is a window from Brassica oleracea var. oleracea cultivar TO1000 chromosome C1, BOL, whole genome shotgun sequence. Protein-coding genes within it:
- the LOC106295492 gene encoding protein FMP32, mitochondrial-like, which codes for MAAYASYLRLARLGTSSGVNLSTLRSITCPQPTFDRTLFDHHDIRSSSSMFRQSHARLISQLVKTNGKRLHLVDTLALVRSLEAQGLPSKQAEAITGAITEVLNDSLGVVSQLVVCKGEMQKAEMTQESNLSKFKSEINSSLDHHFSLLQHENEKLRNDIERIRTDIRHEIDKVTAGQRLDLNLEKGRIRDELTNQNAETSNLTNKLDREIHTLRAQLEAAKYEVIKYCIGTLVSISAVGLAVLRIVM